The Chroicocephalus ridibundus chromosome 2, bChrRid1.1, whole genome shotgun sequence genome includes a region encoding these proteins:
- the SGO1 gene encoding shugoshin 1, with product MAKYLKKPFKDTLDDIKERMKEKRNQKWTRLGKISQISTAKCKIATNSSMQMKSIQANNKALAQALQEEKLKLRDAEVTILQLKKEYQDLKVQMFDLQRNLRFKQAQGFIENRLSALNEIISKVSENLLNSIDLLVPAKNLCSTSVNRSVLSSVLENSSTIVGQIRSLGLLQCADRDDQVLPSGTEADSDRNELAHSVSEICEESDNAVSLIKIVPDKGQTSDFRLDNTGSELENVSLSGDNGFGKVLPKSVSTRRRYSKMRNHDELCTGVLDHSEAPDSTRELSKQDEVRLEESLEKCTVENINSDISQLNENKLGLELVFRRMDSETAQFNLSNNSDLKQHERKSRETSQARKKKHQKGKLEWPKNSSRQQRPKKRQGKEASKENLEFLGGSSDAYDFHFEESIHLTPFRQNKVNDPVNDTDTHVDDKDDLPETNTDESSATEDSDDSLYEPYKSKSKKRKSSVDNKDTSPVHARPRSKRCLAQREQKLHNEKETESNKSSDKSIRQPSEPSRGHLSDVTNTASLLPSTGNATTVPEGEGPQSPKRKRRCTLTVSYKEPSIAGKLRRGDPFTDMNFLSSPIFKQKKDTRRCSLKKESLSKYNEKFVGCR from the exons ATGGCTAAATACCTTAAAAAGCCCTTCAAAGACACTCTGGATGATATAAAAGAacgaatgaaagaaaaaagaaatcagaaatggaCAAGGTTGGGTAAAATTAGCCAGATCTCCACTGCAAAGTGCAAAATAGCAA CCAACAGCTCCATGCAAATGAAGAGCATCCAAGCAAACAACAAAGCTCTAGCTCAGgctttgcaagaagaaaagctcAAACTGAGGGATGCTGAGGTTACCATTCTTCAATTAAAGAAAGAGTATCAAGATCTGAAGGTTCAGATGTTTGACTTGCAAAGAAATCTTAGGTTCAAGCAAGCACAAGGATTTATTgag AATCGACTATCAGCCTTGAATGAGATAATTTCAAAAGTTTCTGAGAATTTACTGAACTCAATCGATCTCCTTGTCCCAGCAAAGAATTTGTGTTCCACAAGCGTA AATCGGAGTGTGCTTTCTTCAGTTCTTGAAAATAGTTCCACTATCGTAGGACAAATACGTTCATT AGGACTTCTACAGTGTGCTGACAGAGATGATCAAGTACTTCCAAGTGGGACGGAGGCTGATAGCGATAGAAATGAGTTGGCACATTCTGTGTCAGAGATCTGCGAGGAATCTGACAATGCCGTTTCCTTAATCAAAATAGTTCCAGACAAAG GGCAAACATCTGATTTTCGTCTGGACAACACAGGGTCAGAGctggaaaatgtttctttaagTGGAGACAATGGATTTGGTAAAGTGTTACCAAAAAGTGTGTCCACAAGGCGTCGCTATTCAAAGATGAGAAATCACGATGAACTTTGCACTGGTGTCTTGGACCATTCGGAAGCACCCGATTCAACACGAGAGCTTTCTAAACAGGATGAAGTTAGACTTGAGGAAAGTCTAGAGAAGTGTACTGTAGAAAACATAAATTCAGATATTTCTCAGTTGAATGAAAACAAGTTAGGCTTAGAGCTGGTGTTCAGGCGGATGGATTCTGAAACTGCACAGTTCAACTTAAGCAATAATTCTGATCTTAAACAACATGAGCGTAAAAGCAGAGAAACCTCTCaagcaaggaaaaagaagcatCAGAAGGGAAAACTGGAATGGCCTAAAAATTCTTCCAGacaacaaagaccaaaaaaaagacagGGTAAAGAGGCTTCCAAAGAAAACTTGGAGTTCTTGGGTGGCTCCAGTGATGCTTATGACTTTCACTTTGAAGAGAGTATCCATCTTACACCTTTTCGACAAAATAAGGTGAATGACCCAGTGAATGACACAGATACCCATGTGGATGACAAAGATGACTTACCTGAAACTAATACTGACGAATCAAGTGCTACTGAAGATTCAGATGATAGCCTCTACGAGCCTTACAAGAGTAAAtcgaaaaaaaggaaaagttcagtgGACAACAAAGATACATCACCAGTCCATGCAAGGCCAAGGTCTAAAAGATGTTTGGCACAGCGTGAGCAGAAACTCCATAAtgaaaaagagactgaaagcaaTAAATCAAGTGACAAGTCTATTA ggcagccttctgagcCATCTCGTGGTCATCTTAGTGACGTTACCAATACCGCCTCATTGCTCCCCAGCACTGGGAATGCAACTACTGTACCAGAAGGTGAAGGACCACAATCTCCTAAACGCAAGCGACGCTGTACTCTTACTGTGAGCTATAAAGAACCAAGTATCGCAGG GAAACTCAGGAGAGGAGATCCATTTACAGATATGAATTTTCTGAGTTCTCCaattttcaagcagaaaaaggaTACTAGGCGCTGTTCTCTTAAGAAAGAATCTCTGTCAAAATACAATGAGAAATTTGTTGGTTGTCGTTGA